From the genome of Capsicum annuum cultivar UCD-10X-F1 unplaced genomic scaffold, UCD10Xv1.1 ctg83209, whole genome shotgun sequence:
ATGCAGCTGTTTCTACCCCCTCGCTATCAGAAATTAacgttgctaaactttggcatatgggCCTGGGTCATATGAGTGAAAACGAGATGGCTGAACTACGaaggagaggacttcttgatgggaAGAGCATTAATAAATTTGAGTTCTGCAAGCCCTGTGTTTTTGGGAAGAAGAAGAGAGTttgattcactaaaggcatccacccaactaagggcacacttgattacattcattttgaTCTCTGGGGTCCTACTAGAGTACCTTCTAAAGAAGGCGCTAATTACTTGTTGAATATAATTGATGACTATTctagaaaagtttgggtgttcttttTGAAGCAAAAtaatgatgtgttgcctactttcaaggagtgggagactatgattgaaaACTAGATAGGGAAGCAAGTAAAATGCCTTCGGAccgataatggtttagagttttgttctaatgaatttaatgctttgtGGGAGTCAGAATTaattgtgaggcacttgacagTTTGCTATACTCCGCAGCATAATGGTGTTGCCGAACGAATGAATTGGACTATAATTGAGAAGGTGCGTTGTATGCCATCTAATACTGGTTAacccaagtctttttgggctGAAGCTGCTTCCACAGTTTGCCTTCTTACCACTCTCCCTCAGTCGTGATTGATAAGAAGACTCCATAAGAGGTATGGTCTACTACTCCTACTAGTTATTATGATCTGAGAATATTTGGATGTCCTGCggatgctcatgttgataatggaaagttggagcGTAGATCTGTCAAgttcttatttatgggttataagtctAGTGTTAAAGGTTATAAACTTTGGTGTCCAAAAAGCAGGAAGGATATAATTagtagggatgttgtgtttgatgaaactgccaTGCTTCAGGCTCCCTTCGAATCTAGTGTTTTGCCTccagatgagcttagtgacatgaatcagcaaaaCTTATTCACCTACATTGAATTACAAATTTGCAGAGTCTACACCAGTACCTATTTCTCAGTCTAGCCCAGATATACAGAgtggtactatttcttcttcactacCAGTGACGCCATAATATTCTATTTCTAAAGACAGGactagaagagatattagacctcctcaaaagtatgttgaagctaatttggttgcttatgcattgaatgtagAAGAATCTATTGATTCCGATAAAGAACTTTCTTCTTACTCAGAGgaagttagttgtgatgattccaGCCATTAGATAATTGCTATGCAGGGAGAGATGGAATCATATCATAAGAATGACACATAGGTTttggtgagattgcctaaagataagaaagctGTCCGTTGAAAGtgggtattcaaaaagaaagaaggaacatcaagagttgaagatgctaggtacaaagcaagactagttacTAAAGGTTACAGTCAAGCTCTAGGTGttgacttcacagatgtgttttctaTTGTAACAAGGGCTTACAAAGTTAAAGGCGCAACATAATACAGTAAATTACGCAACTGTAAAATTACATCAACTAGTGGATGGTCCCATTTACTTAATGTTGACCAGTAGAGGTGAAGTTAGGATTTGAACCTTAGGGGTTTTGGATTCTAGAATAGGACATCAAGTGCTAGTAGCttgatacgggaataatcacggatatggacttatgggagtGCATGTTGGGttcgagacttggtgtgtgcaattgaagtgctAAAGGGGAtctaaatgcactaaaaatcaGTCAACATactacacttgatgggcacctaagtTTCTAAGGagccttttggtctttttgtattttatttgtaacctagtataaatagaacatNNNNNNNNNNNNNNNNNNNNNNNNNNNNNNNNNNNNNNNNNNNNNNNNNNNNNNNNNNNNNNNNNNNNNNNNNNNNNNNNNNNNNNNNNNNNNNNNNNNNtttggtctttttgtattttatttgtaacctagtataaatagaacattgtagggcttttagacttagctTTTGGATATTATTGTAAGTTTTGTAGAACTTGAAACaccatagttagggcttggaaaagccaccaaccgaaactagggaaagatctagtgtggaatcactagtgattgtatttTTCTTGAAAACGTAGATGCTATAGAGGTGGAATCCGATcatgtgtcacgtaagagatagttGAATTGAAGTttgtagtgttaagggttcaagagtggaataggctcttgagttcttaagattacatctttatgtactctatctatctatccttttatcttattgtaatcttgttagtGTTGTAACTTGAATCCGTTTGTTCTTGTGTTTTAGTGAAGCTGTGACTTGTTGTTCAGCTTATTGTTGTGTCATATTGttatcatcttcttgttgttgttactgttttGGTGTTATATACACCATTGTGCCTTGCATTCTTCTTGTCGGTAGcaaatccgagagtggtctccaaaaaggtccttgGATCCtcaagattagtggactgatttggagtgtgtttcgatacttccttggttttcttgtatcataCCTGGTCCtgaatttaattttgtaattatCCACATGAACTGAAGAGTTGTTACTATTGGTGTATCTATCATTAATTCACAGGTAGGATACTTGATTATAGACAGAGTTATTGTAGGAGTGCATTTGTGAAAACTAAAAGAGGAACAACTGAGCAGATTAATAGACGAACTGTGTACTCAACTGATCAAAAACACTACGCGAAAGAGATGCTAACATCTATATTTCCAAAAATGCGTTCTTGATTTTGTTAAGCCTCTTGACTACATCTTCCATGGTTATTCTTGATTCTGGCGTTTCCTTTGTGCAGTCTAAAGCCAATTCTATCATTGAGGCTATGCAGATTTCACTTTTAGAAGTGATTTTTTCTTCCTCAGGAAAAAGTTTGTCATCTATAACATCCACCATAGACCCTGAAATTGATTGTGTTATCCATTTCCTCAAATCACGATTTTCATTCCATATCTCTTCATCTGTTGGCCTTCTTTTGGTCAAAACCTCCATCAACATGATGCCGTAACTATAAACATCACCACTAGTGGACACTATTCCCTCCAAGCCATATTCTTTGAAAAGAATGAAAGGAAAGAAAGTTACTTAAAATATAACACCAATTATGTACAAATAGAGTCTTGCTGTTTTGATTCTAGAATTTGGATGCGCCTAATTATTCTAAGAGAAAACCAAAGAGAGTGGATATTATTTACCTGGTGCGATGTAACCAAGAGTGCCCAATGTCACAGTATATGCCATGGACTTGCTCACAGCTAAAATTTTGGAGATTCCAAAATCACCAACATGAGCCATCATATCGTCATCCAAAAGAATGTTGGCTGGCTTTAGGTCACAATGAACTATTGGAGTGATATAACCATGATGTAGATATTCAATTCCCATAGCCGCATCAAACATTACTGTTACTCTTTGAAGAAGGTTCAATTGGCAATCTTCTCTGTACAACCAATTCTCAAGGCTCCCATTAGACATATATTGCAGAACAAAGGCTCTTATATAGTCACTAGAACAAGTAGTGATCACAGACACAAGATTTCTGTGCCTAACATTTCTCATCACTTCACATTCAGTATCAAACCTCTTGCATACTTGCTCTTTTTTCAAATCCAAAACCTTTATAGCCACCACAGTTCCGCTAGATAATGTGCCTTTGTATACAAAGCCAGAGCTTCCCTCACCAATTAAATTTGATCCACCAAAATTATTTGTTGCTCGTTGAATCTCATGATAAGAAATCAATTGATAGGTCCCGACCTCTGGTACTATTTCAACATCTGTAGACTTTCGTTTCTTCTTACATTTCATTATCCAAACTGAAACTAACAAGAATATCAGAAAGGATGAAGTAACCACTGGAATAACAATTTTCAGCACAAACTCCTTAGAATTTGATTGCTGTCCAGTATTATTGATAACCTCCAAAATGTGCATTCCACATAAACGTTTGTTCCCTAGAAATGATTGCAGAGTGAAATTCGTAAACACACCACCATTGGGTATTTCACCTtctaaatcattaaatgaaacaTTGATACTTGTAAGGTGTAATAGTTTTTCCAAAGACTTAGGAATAGTACCAGACAACTCATTTAAAGACAAATCCAAGAACTCCAAGTTTATCAACTTTGAAAGGGAGAATGGAATTGTTCCTGAAAACGAATTGTTTGATAGGTTAAGAGATTTCAGGTTTTGGAATTCCCCTATATGCTTGGTACCTTTCCCGATAAGTGGTTACCTTAAAGATCTAGATGAAAAATGGCCTTTAGTCCAATATTTGGTGGAATTTCTCCCTCTATAGAATTTCGTGACACATTTAGAAAGAGAAGACCTTTCATTTTCCAAAGGCTCAAGggcaattttgatgaaaatttattAGAACCCAAATAAAGGTGTTGTAGCATGCTGAGATTTCCTAAACATTCCGGGATCACTCCTGTGAGCACATTACGATCCAGATCTAATTCAACCAAATTAGATAAATGGCATACCGCCTCCGCAATATGTCCCTGCAATTTACTGTTATGTATAAACAACCCCTGGAGTTGTTTAAGCTTACCAATCTCAGGAGGAATATTTCCCATCAAGTTGTTATTTTCAAAGACTAGGATAATAAGACCACTCATGTTGCCTATTCCTGGGGGGATGAGACATTGATGCGTGCATCTTCTAAATGAAAGTATTCAATGGTAGATGAAAGATTCCCAACAGAATTGGGCAGAACGCCATTCAACAGATTGGAACCTACTTGTAGATACCGCAACATCCTACACCAATGAATTTAAGAATCGCAACTCATGTTCTCTTGGTTCATTAGTAAGCTGATTACTATGTAGGAGCAGTCTTTGCAGCTCATGAAGATTTCCCAAATTAGTGGGAATAGTTCCTGTCAGAAAGTTCCCGGCTAGATCCAGTATCTCAAGCTTGGAAGCATTTGTTATGAACAATGGAATTTCCCCTTCCAGCTGATTGCCCCCCAAGACAAGGTATACAAGATTTGGAAGATGAAGACCGGTAGTGGTAGGAATTCTCCCCGGAAGGTTGTTCAAATTGAAACCAATGTTTTTCAACGAAGATATGTTAAAAATAGCTTCTGGAATTTGACCAATaagtttattttgaaaaaagtttaTTTCCCACAAATTAGATAGCTTCGCCAATTCTGGAGGAATTGGCCCCTCCAAGTAATTGAGTGCACAATAAAGATTTTGCAGAGTGGAAATATTTCCCAATGAAGCGGGAATAGTCCCTTTTATGGGATTGTGACCAATATAAAACTCCTCAAGTTTGGATAAACAACCAATATTTCTGGGTATATCTCCAAttatattgttaaaagatatggACAATATTTTGAGCTCTGTGAGTTGGCATATGTTGGAAGGAATGTGATCAGAAATTTGGTTGTAAGATATACTTAAGACCTCTAGATTTGACACAATATTCCCTTCATCAAGAAAGAGAGACTATTGAATGACACAGACATGCCAACTAGCGCAGATATATTAAACAGTGTTGCAGGAATAGAACCTGTTAATTGATTGTCGATCAAGGACAAAAATGCAAGTTGACTCATATTACTGATTTCCTTTGGAAGGTTGCCACTGATTCTATTCCCAGCCAAACTGAAGTTCATCAGCTTTGTGGCATTTCCAATAGATGGAGGGATTATACCTGTGAGGCTATTGTTCCTCAGATTCAAAACTCTGAGTTCCGGTACAAACCATGGCCCTTTCCACATTTCACCACCGAGTTTATTGAAAGCCAATGAAATTACTTGAACTCTCCGGTGTTGAAATAGACTTGTTGGAATACTTCCTTGGGGCTGATTATTTCCAACATCAATCACTCGCAAGCGAGGCAAGTGGCCAAGTCCGTAAGGGATGCCACCATGGAAGCTGTTGTTCTGTAGATTGAGCATGCTGAGAAAGGACAAATTGGCCTAAGAGGAGGAAATTGTGCCTTGAAGTTGCATATCGGGAAACGCCAAGGCTACAACCCTTTGCCTTTTTGGACTGCAAGTGACACCAAACCAAGAGCAAAAGGAAGTATTCTTAGTCCAATTATTTGCCAAAAAATGACTAGGACTAGTAACAAGATCTTTGAAAACTAGTAGAGCTTGTTGATCTGTTTCATTCGACGAAGAAGCTGATCCAGAAACAGAATAATATTGAACTAGAAAGAGAAGAATCAATAAGAAAATGTGATTCTCCATGTTACTATGCAGTGGAAATAGTATGTTTCAAGGGAATTTGGTCACTGGATTAATTTGCGTGTGGAATTTTCAAAGATCAATGTTATAGTCCACTATATagcaccaaaaaaaaaaatattgaaaaggatAGATTATAATTTCCAAATGTGAAAACAGATTAATATGGAGAAGGAAAATAAGTAGCAAAAAGATCAATGTGAAAACAGATTATAAGTTGGAAAATAAGTAGCAAAGGACAAAGAATCTGTCCACAATTCTTGATAATGGATATTAGTGGCCTTGATAGTCAATCAACTTGCATTGAGAAAAGTCAATGGGACTCCATGTAGTCCAGACAAATTGTTCTATAACCCAAGTCAATGGTTACTGGCAAAAATTCCTTTTCAATTTGTAGATACTATTGATTTGCGGTCCGATTCGCTTCAAGGTTCACTACCAAATAGTCTTAGTGAAATTTCTTCATCTATTTGCAATTTGACATCACTCTCTcagcatatattttattatatatgagaatatactaaaaatataatataatctgatataacacataaatatataaattataatcatttagcaACACTAAATTCTAATATACTGCTTTGCTTTAAaccctaacattaacgtgaaCTGCAGCGGCGCTCAACCATCCTTAGTTCGTtagttcatttgaaatttcaacatcgccaATGGCAGCCGGCAGTCGTTTGCTCAGTTCGTCACTGCCGTCCACAGTCGTTGCCGAGTGCAGCCTCTGCCGTCACACCAACGACGATGACTCAACGAGGtcaatatttatggttatttaatgcgtgttgaattaattatatttgggaatgaaaaatacgtttgaaaaaagattatttttctagaaaaattacCAATTTTAAATACTcactactttaaactttaaactttaaaccaaaataaaaattcaaaataagcgAAATGAATttgtaaaaaccaaaccaaaccaaaataattttggtttggttatggttgtcattttcgtcaatccgaaaaccaaaaaatcaaactgatattcaacaatcaaactgAACAAACCGAATGCTCATCCCTGCCTCTTCCTCAAGTTTCCCTATTTGCTCTTGTATTACTTCGACTCTATGTTAACTGGTatggtttcaagcgaggtagaaGTAGACCGAAGAAaaattggagggaggtgattagacatgacatggagcaactctagcttaccgaggacatgacttTAGATAGGATGTTGTGGAGgaggcgaattagggtagaaggttagtattaTTTCAGAATGttgtatcatttgttgtattacttggtgaatCTTGTATATGGTACTATTGAGTGTGgtgatttctattgtatcttgtccTTTTACTATTCCTTATTTAGATTGTTTTATCTTGAGCAAGGGGTTTATCGGAAATAACCTTTCTATCTCACCTTTAAGGTCGTGGTATGAACTgctacacttaccctccccagaccccactgttgagttcatagtaaatgagaggtgtgaatgaaaaatggagaacaccaagtggaagagaaaaattgagatcataccaatatggaaagtgtactcaaaaataggaaagcttactaaattctcccacattggtgggagaaagaagctttaaagtgtttatattgtaAAACAAACTCTCAcatggataagtgaggcaaggaataagagatgcctcacgccgtcgtcgtcgtcgctcgctcggcttcggcttcggcttcgaatttagacttagtacacactgacatttgtgatatgaagtcaacaccatcacatggtgagaaaaagtatttcataacttttattgacgattgcactagatattgttatgtctatttgctaaatagtaaggatgaaacaatatatgtgtttaggcaatataaaattgaagttgaaaatgacttagataaaaagataaaaatgataaaaagtgatagggggagaatatgaatctcccttcgccgaaatatgtgtagagaatgaaatcgtccatcaaactacggccccatattcacctcaatctaatgaaattgcggaaaaaaaacaaactttgaaggaaatgattaATGTCTTGCTTTTAAGTTGCGGTTTactgcaaaacttatggggggctatccttacagccaatcgtatactcaacagagtttccCATAgcaagacacaatcaattccttatgaaaaatggaaaggagggaaacccaacttgaaatattttaaagtgtgggggtgtctagcaaaggtccaaattcctatgcctaaaagggttacgataggacctaagacggtggactatgtgttcataggataggctaaaagtagtaaagcatgtcaatttttggttcataaatcagAACattcggatattaatgaaaatatgataattgaatcgGACAATGCTGGATTCTTTGAAagatttacccgtataaaattagacatgaacagtctagtagaGGATCTAAattacctcaagatgaaccaagtgagaatgtacataatgaagaaaatccaagatgcAGTATatgtcaaagaacgtctacttcatttggatcgaattttgtaacatttctcttagaaaataagactcaaacatttaaggaagcgatggcatctttggactcatccttttggaaagaggcagtcaatagtaagattgattcaatattaagaaaccatacatggtaattgattgatcttcctcctggaaataaatctttaggttctaaatggattttTAAAAGGAAGATGAAAGCGGATggcactattgacaaatacaaggcaataCTTGTAGTAAagggcttcaaacaaaaagaaggccttgattactttgatacatacttgacagtaacaaggataacatcgattcgaatgttaattaccTTAGCGgaggtatatgatcttcaaatccatcaaatagatgtgaaaaccgTTTCCTTAAATGGacaattggaggaagaaatatacatggaacagcctgagggttttgtgattccagaaaaggaaaacaaagtgtgtaaacttatcaagtcattatatggactaaagcaagcaccaaaacaatggcatgctaagtttgaccaaaccatggtGGCAAacgaattcaaaataaatgaatgtgataaatgtgtttatattaaagacactccaaatcaccaagtcattgtatgtttatatgtagATAATATGTTGATCTTCAGTaaagacatttctgacataaatgcaacaaaacgaatgctcgagagcaagtttgatatgaaagaccttggagttgcagatgtaatcttaggtataagaatccatctaACTCTATAAGGGTTggcattatcacagtctcattatatcgaaaaggtacttgacaagttcaagtatatggaattcggtattgccaagactctattggaTCCGAGCTttacacttcaaaagaatgaaggtgaaagtgattcgtaattggagtacgcaagagtattgggatttttaatgtatataatgaactgtacatgaccagacatagcatgcactaTCAGTAGATTGAGTCGATACACGAGTAAtaccaacaaaactcactggatggcaatgaaaagagttttggggtatcttaaatacactcaagattatgctttgcattataataaatatcctgctgtacttgaaggatatagtgatgcaaattggatcaccggatcgaatgaagtaaaatccagaagttgatatgtatttactatcggtggaggagcagtctcttggaaatcatccaaacagacttgtattgcttactctataatgaaatctgaatttatcgcattggataaagccggtgaagaagcagaatggatccaaaatttcttagaagatattccttattggcccaagccagtggcaccagtatgtatacactgtgatagccaagcggtaATAGGTAAGGcagagagcatgatgtacaatggtaaatctcattccatacgacggagacatagtaccattagggaacttctctTTAGTGGAAtcatcactgttgactatgtaaagtcaaaggataatgtgtcagatccacttacaaaaggcctatctagagaaagagtggaaaggacatctaagggaatgggtttaaggcctaagaCAAGTCAGCTtggcagtaactctacctagcagactggagatcccaagatctaggttcaaagaaatcaaacaaagttatgtctggcaggttcaacattatcaattacccaacccattctcatgatgtagacaatgtatagtaatcaaggataagacttaaagtgaaaagtcttttaatgattatctaaatttgacagatttgactaaatagtttaatctataggattgaacatttaaaaatcacctatgtgagggaaaAGTGtaagccacttcaaggagaatgtcagtaaaggcctattctctaagctctcacaaaatcgggacgtgttcatggctgaaaagaataaaatcgtaagaaccataaatggtaaaaggctagttgtatgacatgtgttgtctaggtgtacattaaagcttgacggttcaaagatatcaaatctaccgattggcCAAGTGCATCCGAtacatgttcactatggaaagttcaaaggaaaacccacttatccagatgcaatcagtctttgcttgataatcacatacttgtccgtaaaacttttacaaaaaatagtcattccccattcatttGGGGGATAtttgggttcatagtaaatgagaggtgtgaatgaaaaatggaaaaaaccaagtggaagagaaaaattgagatcacACCAATagggaaagtgtactcaaaaataggaaagcttactaaattcgcccacattggtgggagaaagaatatttaaagtgtttatattttAAAACACACTCCCACATGTATAAGTGAGGCAAGGTGTAATATATGCCTCGTGTCGtcgtcatcgtcgctcgctcggtTTTGGCTTcgtatttggatttggatttggatttggatttggaaaatgatcgatcgatgagatctatatttttggataaattttatttgatgatccaaatctaccAAAATGCAACAGTATTCTCCATTTACGCATGCATGCAGCAGCAGATGCAATGCTTCAAAAATTTTGAACTGATTCTTCCGTAATTTCGAACAGAACTAATACTTCAAAATAGCTGCACTATTTTGAACTGATGTGTTGTTTCAGAAGGATGCAATCCTTTAGCAAAAGGACACACTAATTCATAAAGagagatgactgttcaggaaaagatgcaatctttggatgaacagacatgaatttaCAGAACATGTGTAACCTTTGacatgaaccattgcctctttttaGAAGAGGCATATTATGGCTATAAAAATctgctttcttccacaggttttgatatgaaatttcagaaTTAAAAAAATgttcttcttctcttcaaaaattctatgtgatcattcaaactgttgagtgcgttcgatgagtccaaatatttgaggtaccgctatatttggattgaaggccattttatcctgggaggaaaaattccataacctcgggtacagtgaggggaattgtttccttaaggaaactccgtgaattcggacgacttggccttattcatttttgtttcatctattttctgaaaaaataaaatacacctcttggaaaggtcattttgatcttatgttgagagtatttgatatacttcattatgttcttgtttatacttgaactctagttgaagttgttgttctgcatatacagatTATGTGTACCCGTAGAAGAAAATAACACCCACTTGGcgggaatatattgggtatgttattattgtattgCTTCGACCCTATtctacacacacacaaaaaaaacgtATAGCagataaagataatgaaaatacaTCACTCTCTCAGCACACTAAAGAATGTGGGGTATGAAGTATGAGAACCGGTCCATTTTCGTGTCAATCAAAATCAATGtcaatatgtatttattattgcCTTAATTGCTGGTCCTCCAATACACATTAATGATATTTGTGAGCCTAATTCAAGTTCTCTACTTtacaaaaataacattatttCCAGTGTCATTCATCTATAGTTTTTACATTTTTACCGAGTCTTATTACAACTTTTGTTTACCTTGTTTGGAAAGAAATATATCTATCTGAATACAGTAAATACCACTCTCATCCGCAGTTTGTTTTGAATATTATGTTTCCAAAAATCAGATCACTCACCATCTTGTTCTCCTTGTCAATCTGAAATATGGTACATCAACTAGTTCAAACGACTTCATTAACCTAAAGAAAAAAGGCAAACGAAAAGCAACATTTAACTTGTGGGTTTACAGAAATATGTTTCTTGTGACTTCATTAATTCCAAAAATTTTCAGCATAGAAAGAAAACCATCGGAAAAGATGCTAACTTTCTATGTTTCCACAaatatattcttgattttgttaAGCCTCTTTACTATATCTTTCAAGGTTATCCTTGATTCTGGAGTTTCCTTTGTGCAATCTAAAGCCAATTCTATCATGGAGGCTATGGATAATTCACTTTTGGAAGAGATTTGCTCTTCCTCAGAGAAAAGATTGGCATCCACAACTTCCATTATAGTTCTCGGAAATGCTTGCCGTATCCACTCCCTCAAACCAAGATTTTCATTGAATATCTCACCATCTGTTGGCTTCTTTTTACCAAAACTTCCATCAACATGATGCCATAGCTGTAAACATCACCACTAGCAGAGACTATTCCATCTGAACCATATTcttaaaagaacaaaaatgaaaatgaaaaagagtTACTCATTTAAAATATAACTGTTAGATTTCTATACTATTGAACTAAAAGCttgaagaagaagagtagaagATTCCAGAAGAAGAATAGTTTttcattgattgaattttcttagcTTGTTATGGCACTACAGGTTAACATTTATAGAGTTAGTTTGCTCCTTGTGACAGCTATATAATGATAGATGTCACACTTAACCAACAAACGAACTCACACATACATAAAACACACACTAACTTCCTCTAATTAACATCAACTTGCTCATTACCCTTTCCACTATCTTAACACTCCCCTCAATTTGATGGCTTAAAGATGTTCTTCATTCCCAATTTACTTAGTAGATATTCATGCTGACTCTTCCCTAAGGCTTTTGTGAGAATATCTTCTAGATTCTCCTTTATAGGCACATGATTGGTCTTGATCATCTTTAGGCTTATTCTTTATCTCACAAAGTGACAATCTATGTCAATGTGTTTGGTCAGCAATCTGTATTGCTGCTTTGTTATCACACATCAGGTCTACAGATTGTTTGATCTGAATTCCTAGTTCTTGAAactataacaccccgtattttcgaACTAGAAGCCGaacgtgtgtaagctctaat
Proteins encoded in this window:
- the LOC124895600 gene encoding receptor kinase-like protein Xa21, producing MHILEVINNTGQQSNSKEFVLKIVIPVVTSSFLIFLLVSVWIMKCKKKRKSTDVEIVPEVGTYQLISYHEIQRATNNFGGSNLIGEGSSGFVYKGTLSSGTVVAIKVLDLKKEQVCKRFDTECEVMRNVRHRNLVSVITTCSSDYIRAFVLQYMSNGSLENWLYREDCQLNLLQRVTVMFDAAMGIEYLHHGYITPIVHCDLKPANILLDDDMMAHVGDFGISKILAVSKSMAYTVTLGTLGYIAPEYGLEGIVSTSGDVYSYGIMLMEVLTKRRPTDEEIWNENRDLRKWITQSISGSMVDVIDDKLFPEEEKITSKSEICIASMIELALDCTKETPESRITMEDVVKRLNKIKNAFLEI
- the LOC124895601 gene encoding probable LRR receptor-like serine/threonine-protein kinase At3g47570, with the translated sequence MENHIFLLILLFLVQYYSVSGSASSSNETDQQALLVFKDLVTSPSHFLANNWTKNTSFCSWFGVTCSPKSMLNLQNNSFHGGIPYGLGHLPRLRVIDVGNNQPQGSIPTSLFQHRRVQVISLAFNKLGGEMWKGPWFVPELRVLNLRNNSLTGIIPPSIGNATKLMNFSLAGNRISGNLPKEISNMSQLAFLSLIDNQLTGNIVSNLEVLSISYNQISDHIPSNICQLTELKILSISFNNIIGDIPRNIGCLSKLEEFYIGHNPIKGTIPASLGNISTLQNLYCALNYLEGPIPPELAKLSNLWEINFFQNKLIGQIPEAIFNISSLKNIGFNLNNLPGRIPTTTGLHLPNLVYLVLGGNQLEGEIPLFITNASKLEILDLAGNFLTGTIPTNLGNLHELQRLLLHSNQLTNEPREHELRFLNSLV